The proteins below are encoded in one region of Paramisgurnus dabryanus chromosome 2, PD_genome_1.1, whole genome shotgun sequence:
- the LOC135783407 gene encoding L-selectin-like produces the protein MKATVSVYLFLCICGLSSSFYRRHFYVEDVMHWNDAQTYCREHYDDLSTTTTQETVELSSNPKVSSWVWVGAYQNPLNSSEWIWSGGEKQPVEQWNPGEPNLLDHEKCTIIVKGDSGLTNVPCDWTQSFYCMDYYETVVVQESKTWEEALDHCRQNYIDLVSIASERNMAEVIKNITTSQTAYVWTGLRFLAGDWFWVSGDDIGYEAWSVDGELLCPPKNLRCGALDIKNKVWQPTDCEERLNFVCIKN, from the coding sequence ATGAAGGCAACTGTTAGTGTATATCTATTTTTGTGCATCTGTGGACTGAGCTCCAGTTTCTATAGAAGACACTTCTATGTGGAAGACGTAATGCACTGGAATGATGCACAGACGTACTGCAGAGAGCATTATGATGATTTGTCCACTACTACCACACAAGAGACAGTGGAGCTCTCCAGTAACCCCAAGGTTTCTAGTTGGGTTTGGGTTGGAGCATACCAAAATCCTTTAAACTCATCTGAATGGATTTGGTCTGGAGGTGAGAAACAACCAGTTGAACAGTGGAACCCTGGAGAACCAAACCTTTTGGATCATGAGAAATGCACTATTATAGTAAAAGGGGATTCTGGACTGACCAATGTTCCGTGCGATTGGACTCAATCATTTTATTGTATGGACTACTATGAAACGGTAGTGGTACAGGAGAGTAAGACATGGGAAGAGGCTCTGGACCACTGCAGACAAAACTACATTGATCTTGTTAGTATCGCCTCTGAGAGGAATATGGCAGAGGTGATAAAAAACATCACAACATCACAGACAGCTTATGTATGGACTGGACTACGATTTTTAGCTGGTGATTGGTTTTGGGTCAGTGGTGATGATATTGGATATGAAGCCTGGTCTGTGGATGGGGAGCTACTGTGCCCTCCCAAAAATCTCAGGTGTGGAGCTTTGGATATAAAAAATAAGGTTTGGCAACCTACAGACTGTGAGGAAAGATTAAACTTTGTCTGtattaagaattaa
- the LOC135731444 gene encoding secretory phospholipase A2 receptor-like, with protein MKETVSVYLFLCLCGLSSSFYRRHFYVTQRMQWNDAQTYCREHYDDLSTTTTQELKKMTSNPNLIDRYVWVGAYQNPANSSEWFWSGGEKQPVEQWNPGEPNLLDREKCANIYKGKSGLTNNPCDKTLSFYCMDYYETIVVQESKTWEEALDDCRQNYVDLVSIASERNMAEVIKNITTSQTAYVWTGLRFLAGDWFWVSGDDIGYEAWSVEGELQCPTKNLKCGALDIKNKVWKPADCEERLNFVCIKN; from the coding sequence ATGAAGGAAACTGTTTCTGTATATCTGTTTCTGTGCCTCTGTGGACTGAGCTCCAGTTTCTATAGAAGACACTTTTATGTGACGCAGCGAATGCAATGGAATGATGCGCAGACGTACTGCAGAGAGCATTATGATGACTTGTCCACTACTACCACACAAGAGTTAAAGAAGATGACAAGTAATCCAAACCTTATTGATAGATATGTTTGGGTTGGAGCATACCAAAACCCTGCAAACTCCTCAGAATGGTTTTGGTCTGGAGGTGAGAAACAACCAGTTGAACAGTGGAACCCTGGAGAACCAAACCTTCTGGATCGTGAGAAATGTGCTAATATATATAAAGGGAAATCTGGACTGACCAATAATCCGTGCGATAAGACTTTATCATTTTATTGTATGGACTACTATGAAACGATAGTGGTACAGGAGAGTAAGACATGGGAAGAGGCTTTGGACGACTGCAGACAAAACTACGTTGATCTTGTCAGTATCGCCTCTGAGAGGAATATGGCAGAGGTGATAAAAAACATCACAACATCACAGACAGCTTATGTATGGACTGGACTTCGATTTTTAGCTGGTGATTGGTTTTGGGTCAGTGGTGATGATATTGGATATGAAGCCTGGTCTGTGGAGGGGGAGCTTCAGTGCCCTACCAAAAATCTCAAGTGTGGAGCTTTGGATATAAAAAATAAGGTTTGGAAACCTGCAGACTGTGAGGAGAGATTAAACTTTGTCTGtattaagaattaa